The DNA segment TATGTAGATTCGGAAATAACTCATCCTTATTACTACGCAAACCCAATTATTCATAATGATTTTTTACGCACACGTAAAAATGGAATGATTATCCGGAATACGCTATGTAGAATTGGCGCTGCTTTAGGTGGAGTTCCTGCGATTTATTTACATTTGGTCTCTGAAAAATATGCCCTTCAAATTGAACAAGCACCAACACCAGAGTATTTAGAGTATATTGTCAGCCCTAAAATGTTTGATGAATTTTGTGATTTAGTTGCCAACTTTTCAACATTGCACTATTCCCAACTGATTAAAGAAGTTGTTGCTTACATTGGCAATCATATTTCAGTGGAGGTAAATGTTACCATCTTATCTGAAACTTTCCATGTTAACGCTTCTCATTTAGCTCGGAAATTTAAAAAAGAGACAAGATATACTATTAGCGAATACGTCAATCAGCAAAAAGTTGAAGCTGCTAAGCTATTGCTACAAGGAAAAGAAATGAGTGTCGGAGAAGTTGCAGAACGTTTGGGGTATAACAGCAGTTCTTATTTTAGTAAGGTATTTAAAAAACTAACCGGAACAGCACCTGCTAATTATGCGGATTCAAAAATGCAAATATAGTTCAAATAATTGCACAGAGAGTTAATGCCTAAAAAAATAAAAGAAACTATACTAAGCTTACGAAAGAAGAGAAAGCGCTTCCGTAAACTTATTTTTTATTGAATTTTTTAAAAATATGATGAAAGGAATCCATGTTTTTCTATCGCTTTAGGAAAATATACCCTTTTATGAAATCGCTATCATTCCATACTACGTCATTACACTAGTCTTTGTCTCTCTAAACTTGAGAAATATATTCTTAAACACACATTGGTTGATCGTTTAAAAATCATACTATTATAAATGGAGGTATCATTATGTCAGAATCAACAACTTTACCAACTAAGAACCAGTACCATACAGCTAAATGGTGGCAGATTGTTCTTTTCTCTTTAAATAATTCTTCAACAAATATTTATCTATTCGCGTTTGGATTTGTAACGTATTACTCTACTGGTTTAGTAGGTTTAGCAGCGCTTTTCATTAGTCAAGTATTAGGTTATATTCGTATCTTTGATGGTGTAATTGACCCTGCTTTAGGGATGTTTATTGACAAGACTGAGACGAAGTTTGGTAAATATCGTCCATTGATGTTATTGGGTAACTTCATTACAATCTTGTCATTCGCAGTTCTGTTTACAACACATTTATTGCCAGAATCAGCTCGTTTAATTGTTTTGATTATCGCATTGCTGGTTCATAAGATTGGCTATTCTCTACAAGCCTCTGTTACAAAGGCTGGTCAATCCGTATTAACAAACGATCCAAAACAAAGACCGATGTTTAATATTTCTGATGGTATCTTTATGATCCTAGTGTTTACAGGTGGTCAAATATTTGTTTCAAATTACCTATCGCCTAAATACCGCGGCTTTACTCTTGGTTTCTTCCAAGAATTGGCTGTGACAGTTGTGATCATATCGTTAGTTCTATGTATCCTAGCTGCTATTGGGATTGCTGGTAAAGACCAAAAGAAATATTTTGGTCTTGGTGAAAAAACAAAAGAAACGACCTTAAAAGACTATGGACATATTTTAAAAGGAAATCGTCCATTGCAAATACTTTCTATGGCCGCGGCTTTTGTAAAGTTTGTTGTCCAATTGATGAGTGATCAAGTTTCAATGATTATCTTATTCGGAATTTTACTTGGAAACTACGGATTGTCTGGGCAAGTAGCATTGATTACAATCATCCCAGACTTGTTGATCACATTTGGTGCTGTTGCGTTAGCTCGTAAAAGAGGGTTGCGTGGTGCGTATGTAATGTACTTATCATTAGCCGCTGGTTTCTTCGTAGCATTAGGCATTATGCTGTTCAGTATGCAACCAGGTGATGTTAATTTTGGAAATTTAACTTTGAAATCGGTTCTATTCATTGCTATTTACACCCTTGCCCGTGGTTTCTCTCGCTCACCTGCTTCTTTGGTTCTGACAATGGGCGCAGACATAAGCGATTACGAAACAAGTGAATCTGGTCGTTATGTCGCTGGTGTTATTGGTACCATCTTCTCACTAACAGACTCTGTAGCTTCTTCTCTGGCTCCAATGGTAATTGGTTGGATATTGGCAGGAATCGGATTCAGTGAAGTGTACCCTTCACAAGAAACAGCTTTAAGTCCTGATTTACGTTTAATATCACTCTTACTGTTTGCTGTACTGCCATTCTTTGCAATTTCAATTTCATTAGTCTTAATGAAGTTTTATAAGCTTGATGCTAAAGCAATGGAACAAGTCCAACTGAAAATCGCAAAACTGAAAGAAGATGAAGATACAGATATCCCTAATACTCCAAATCCAACTGAACCTATAGGAAGCATGTTATTAGCCGATACTCTTAAACAAGAATAATAAAAAGGGAGGTGAATTAAATTCACCTCCCTTTTTTTACGTTTCAAGAATGCTGTTCAGCGTTACTCAATTAATCTTGTGGTAATAGTTTGTTCAAAATAATAGCCGTTAAAGAAGCTATTGCAATTGAAGAACCAAAGAGATAGCGAACCATTGTCGGTAGACTATTTAAATAGTCAGGTGGTAAGAACGTTAATGCTACTACTAATAAAATTGGTGATGACTCAAATCCGCCAAATTTAAAATTGAACTTTTTATTTATTGAGATTCTTATCCTCTTAAGTCATAATAGACTCGAAAGATGCTTTTACCGTTTTTAAATAAAATGTACATAGGAGTGGATTTAATGATAGAAAAATATGAAGCCTTACAAGCAAAATTAAAATCATTATTAAAAAAAAAGAAAAGTTCAAAAATAAGATTTGAAGAAAATACTATACGATATGAATCTGCAAAAGCAAAATTTGATAAAGAAAGCGAAGATATCGAAAAATTACAAACTGAATCGTTGTCTACTTTCTTAAAACGGTTAATTGGAAATTACGAAAAAAGATTAGATAAAGAAATACAAGATCAACTGATAGCCAAAATGGAATTAGATTTGTCCTTAGCTTTAATGTTAGAATCCAGAGAAGATTTAGCTAGTGTTCAATCAATTATTAACCAAACTACTGCTGAACTCAATCAGTTAAAAGAACTTTTATACCAACAAGATAGTGATTTTCGTGAAAAAATTAGTAATGAAGAACTAAAACGTGTTCAACTTAAACAAGAATTAATTGAACTTGAGGAAGCATCTGCAGCCGGAGAAAGAGTCTTGAATGGAATCGATATTGCTTTAGATGACTTAGATTCAGCTGATTCTTTTTCAACCTGGGATATGTTTACAGACAGTAGTTTTATCGTCGATATGATGAAATACGATAAAATTGATAAAGCTGAAGCTAAAATGAACCAACTAGAACAGCTCCTAGGAAGTTATGCAAAGGAATTAAAAGATGTTTCTTTAGATACTTACCTTAGCTATGAAAAATTTAGCGGTATGGGTAAAACTTTCGATATTTTCTTTGATAATATTTTTTCTGATTGGGATACCAAAGACAAAATTGGACGAAATGTTGAAATGCTTGAAAACCTCGGAACAACTATTAAAGAACTACAACATAAACTTGAAGCTAA comes from the Carnobacterium sp. 17-4 genome and includes:
- a CDS encoding MFS transporter; this encodes MSESTTLPTKNQYHTAKWWQIVLFSLNNSSTNIYLFAFGFVTYYSTGLVGLAALFISQVLGYIRIFDGVIDPALGMFIDKTETKFGKYRPLMLLGNFITILSFAVLFTTHLLPESARLIVLIIALLVHKIGYSLQASVTKAGQSVLTNDPKQRPMFNISDGIFMILVFTGGQIFVSNYLSPKYRGFTLGFFQELAVTVVIISLVLCILAAIGIAGKDQKKYFGLGEKTKETTLKDYGHILKGNRPLQILSMAAAFVKFVVQLMSDQVSMIILFGILLGNYGLSGQVALITIIPDLLITFGAVALARKRGLRGAYVMYLSLAAGFFVALGIMLFSMQPGDVNFGNLTLKSVLFIAIYTLARGFSRSPASLVLTMGADISDYETSESGRYVAGVIGTIFSLTDSVASSLAPMVIGWILAGIGFSEVYPSQETALSPDLRLISLLLFAVLPFFAISISLVLMKFYKLDAKAMEQVQLKIAKLKEDEDTDIPNTPNPTEPIGSMLLADTLKQE
- a CDS encoding helix-turn-helix domain-containing protein → MERDFLNEDDNGTNLYRILSAVNIQKKGNSMEYIEKSMERDSLLIQAIQTGNKKLLDKAKNYVDSEITHPYYYANPIIHNDFLRTRKNGMIIRNTLCRIGAALGGVPAIYLHLVSEKYALQIEQAPTPEYLEYIVSPKMFDEFCDLVANFSTLHYSQLIKEVVAYIGNHISVEVNVTILSETFHVNASHLARKFKKETRYTISEYVNQQKVEAAKLLLQGKEMSVGEVAERLGYNSSSYFSKVFKKLTGTAPANYADSKMQI